The Balneola vulgaris DSM 17893 DNA window AATCTCTATGTTCAAATAAGTAACCCAGTCCATGTAAATTAGATGTAGCTGTAGTATTATTTCTTCTATTTTGCACTATGATTTCCCTAGTACTTAACTGATGAGTGATATCGGTTCTATTCCCCCACTGAATAGATAAGTCTCCTTCTAAAGTTGAGTTATCAAAGTTGTCGTAGAAGTAACTCCCCCCAATACTAGCTTTGAGACCTTCATTCCACCGTAAATCGTCTAATAATCTTGTTTGCTCAGTACTACTAAAGAATGCGGGATATGTATCATAAAAAGCTAAGCGCTCATCATAACTTTTGAATCTTAATTCTTCTGTAATTAGCGTATCCGCTGCTGTATTTTTATGGTCTCTAGCTTCAAATAAGGGGTATAATAATTCATATGCTCGTTGCTGATATCCTTCGTAATAAAGGCGAGTTCCTGTTTGAACCCTCAAGGAATCATTATTCGGGTTTTGCCTCAATTGAGATTTTGATTCTAAATAGTAACGTTCGAATTGTCCTAACTCAGCAATCCAATTAAGTTTTTCGGATACGGGTATATCGGCCCCATAATTAGACCAATACAATGCACTTTCAAAATCACTTAACTGATATGCATAAATATTAGCTAACGAAGTAGCGAATGTAGATAGTTGTGGGTGTGAAGATGGAGGAAATGTTTCTAGTAACTCTATGGTCACATCCGCTGAATCATAAAAAAACGAACGTTGTAAGGTGTAAGCGTATAAACTATCGCTCGTTGCATTCTTATCTATAAGTTCAACAAGCATAGGTTTCACTTCAGGCCAGGTATTTGGAGACTCTATAAGGCGTATATAAGGCATTACATGCTCTTCTGTGAAGCCAAACACTTCAATCTCTCTCTTCGCCCATCTCGCCTCAAAGCCTTCCGAATAAACACCAATTCTATTTACCGCTTCATTCTTAAATGCAATTGTTCTTTGAGTTGGATAGCGCATCCATAGTTGTTCTAAGAAATTTTCGGCTCGTTCTAAATCACTTGTATATCCATAAAAAGTAATAAGCTGGGATTGATCGCTCAGTACCCAATTACCTGTTGAAAGAATTCTTTTTTCTAAAATTTCTATAGCGGGTTTATAACTACCTGTTTCTAAACCAAGATCAATAATCCTATTTTGAAGGCTTCTACTATTCGAATTTTGCGCATACTTATCTAAAGCTTCTTGTAATAGGGTTTCTGGATCAATGAATACTATTGGTTCTGCTATATATTCTTTCGCAATAAAAGGCTTAATATCAATAATGGTTGGTAAAGGTACTTTGATTACATTTTTTGACTCATAAAATTGTACCAGATAACCGTCCCAAATTTTAGAAAATGCCACTCCTTCAACTTGTTGTGATAATATATTTCGGGCCTTCTGAAAATCTTGAGCATGCACATACATAAACCAATGATTTTCGCGATTGGACTTATTCTGTTTTATAGTTTCAGAAGCTTTATTGACCGTAACCAATAACTCATCGTTGTTTCGATAATAGGATGAATTTGAGTTAACAAACGATCTAGCAATGGGTGCACCATACGAAGCTGATACCAATCTAATAAAGGGATAATTAGTTCTTGTATAGCTTAGTCTCTTAAGATATTCATGATATAAACCAGTAGGACTATTTGAACTCGTTTTCCACCCTAATCCATCTGGGTTTCTACTATCAAAAGCATCAGCATCTCTTTGTACTACTTGGAAAACATCATCGGGGTGAACAAAATGATTCCAAATACCCGTTAATAATTGCATCCCATGTTGATCGAATAAGGAATTCTCTTTCATTGTAAAACCAGAGGTACTTCGTGGATAATCAAAAATACCGTAGTGATATGGATCTATTCCAAATTCACGACCTCCCCCAAATTCAACATCCCCTAAATAAAGGGAACTTAAATACTTAATAGACGGCATCCCTGTTTTTAAAGCTTGAACGCCAACTGAATCGATGTAATTTGTTGGGGGAACATAGCTTACAGGTAATGGACCTAAGTCATCTATCTTCCATCTTTTATCAGTGGCCTTTAAACTCGATACCATGAATTGTTTATTAGGCCAATCGGAAGTTAATAATGAAAAATGGTTATAACCGTGAAGTGCTAACTCATGCCTTGTTTTGAGGATGTCTTGAGCAACATAGACACTGGCATCTACTGCTTTATTTTTTACAGTTAATTTACCCGATTCCCATTCACTAAAATCAAATGGTGGAACCACATTGGCATTATAATTGAAGGCGGTCATAGCGGAATATGTAATGTATAATGAATCGGCTACATATTTCATATCAGGCCACCATTCATTTACCACAAATTCTGCTTGTTCTATACCATACTCTGTAGCAATAGGTTCTATTTTAACGTTGTATAGAGGCGCGGGGAAATCATCTAAAAATATAGTGCCTACATTTGCTACTCTATAGGGCATATTGGGGAGGTATTTAATCATGGCTGAAAACATGATACCTCTATACATTTTATCGTAAATAGATAAACTATTCACCACCAGGACATGCCCTTTACCTATCTGGTGTTCATACATAAAGGGATATTGGGTGTTGGTGTAACCCGTAGCTAACACTCTGATGGATGAATGCAGGTTTTCACGCTTTAAACCTTTA harbors:
- a CDS encoding DUF2194 domain-containing protein, whose amino-acid sequence is MLQTYLNNIVFKISFGLVAVLLFFSIEAKAQGMVERFKNSEIIVISDSNDEFSFELSEQLSQIFRYTKFPNKFIDLYKGDTLKVNTDTPLVISTAYSLSELPNTKILELENYIRKGGKLIFLGPITDIKLAFLQGIEQEAEFSTDSTVRGITAIHDIYPSFKGKSFYSPNTIAHKGLKRENLHSSIRVLATGYTNTQYPFMYEHQIGKGHVLVVNSLSIYDKMYRGIMFSAMIKYLPNMPYRVANVGTIFLDDFPAPLYNVKIEPIATEYGIEQAEFVVNEWWPDMKYVADSLYITYSAMTAFNYNANVVPPFDFSEWESGKLTVKNKAVDASVYVAQDILKTRHELALHGYNHFSLLTSDWPNKQFMVSSLKATDKRWKIDDLGPLPVSYVPPTNYIDSVGVQALKTGMPSIKYLSSLYLGDVEFGGGREFGIDPYHYGIFDYPRSTSGFTMKENSLFDQHGMQLLTGIWNHFVHPDDVFQVVQRDADAFDSRNPDGLGWKTSSNSPTGLYHEYLKRLSYTRTNYPFIRLVSASYGAPIARSFVNSNSSYYRNNDELLVTVNKASETIKQNKSNRENHWFMYVHAQDFQKARNILSQQVEGVAFSKIWDGYLVQFYESKNVIKVPLPTIIDIKPFIAKEYIAEPIVFIDPETLLQEALDKYAQNSNSRSLQNRIIDLGLETGSYKPAIEILEKRILSTGNWVLSDQSQLITFYGYTSDLERAENFLEQLWMRYPTQRTIAFKNEAVNRIGVYSEGFEARWAKREIEVFGFTEEHVMPYIRLIESPNTWPEVKPMLVELIDKNATSDSLYAYTLQRSFFYDSADVTIELLETFPPSSHPQLSTFATSLANIYAYQLSDFESALYWSNYGADIPVSEKLNWIAELGQFERYYLESKSQLRQNPNNDSLRVQTGTRLYYEGYQQRAYELLYPLFEARDHKNTAADTLITEELRFKSYDERLAFYDTYPAFFSSTEQTRLLDDLRWNEGLKASIGGSYFYDNFDNSTLEGDLSIQWGNRTDITHQLSTREIIVQNRRNNTTATSNLHGLGYLFEHRDSSQTKTFKFGTSISANTSSVFGSTLIGGTISYDSTFTSATLSFEPVLTLSAINRNIYKGKLEFYREDPWLNSKVLTTVFGNTQYYTNNVYDGTVSGRLYIQPSNRSFRMRAIAELSYADASKEFLNAIPYFTQNDYFLKGMGLDLRYRSPNTFDYKTLFEAELMGKHAQRDGYFMTGRVNIEHKFDNYWFLKLGTEYSTSSIYQSNRIFLTISHYFRKTLK